A genomic segment from Neobacillus sp. YX16 encodes:
- a CDS encoding GerAB/ArcD/ProY family transporter, translating to MEEEMTDKNLSITKFQLFFIMLQSQIGVGLLSLPNVVQKTAKGDGWISPLFAGVAVQVMLVIYWQLLKRFPNLIYTEITQKILGRFLGKLINLVIYMNFILVGGLVTILFIKIINLWLLPLTPNWIISILILTACIYLAVSDLRIIARFFVLATSLILLLMFTSLLSWFTPKEFQYILPIGSSGIKNILLGTNNSLLAMLGFEGLLFTFPFIIDNKKGVLKTVSISNILIVIFYTYFIFLSLISFSTDQLAQMREPILNLLRGITYKMVDRVDLIFLSIWIVPMVTSIIAYLFFASKSMNVKKKNYPRVVLMNGFIIFLITLIPHNDATTTLFNKYVTYLSYAVVFIIPTLLLILSFLFKKHESSESA from the coding sequence GTGGAAGAAGAAATGACAGATAAAAATCTTTCGATTACAAAATTTCAGCTGTTTTTTATCATGCTTCAAAGTCAAATTGGCGTAGGACTTTTATCATTGCCGAATGTCGTGCAGAAGACGGCTAAAGGAGATGGTTGGATTTCTCCCCTCTTTGCAGGGGTAGCTGTTCAAGTTATGCTCGTCATCTACTGGCAGTTACTAAAACGATTTCCCAATCTTATTTATACCGAAATCACTCAAAAGATACTTGGTCGTTTTCTAGGGAAATTGATTAATCTTGTTATCTATATGAATTTCATCCTTGTCGGAGGCTTAGTCACCATTTTATTTATTAAAATCATTAATTTATGGTTATTGCCTTTAACACCTAATTGGATCATATCCATACTCATCCTTACCGCTTGTATTTATTTAGCGGTTAGTGATTTAAGAATCATTGCAAGATTCTTTGTCCTAGCAACTTCCTTAATCCTATTATTAATGTTTACTTCTTTATTAAGCTGGTTTACTCCTAAAGAGTTTCAATATATTCTTCCAATTGGAAGTTCTGGAATTAAAAATATTTTATTGGGTACTAACAATTCTCTTCTTGCGATGTTGGGATTTGAAGGGTTACTGTTTACGTTCCCCTTCATTATTGATAATAAAAAAGGAGTATTAAAGACGGTATCGATATCCAACATTCTTATCGTCATTTTTTACACTTACTTTATCTTCCTTTCTCTAATCAGTTTTAGTACAGATCAGTTGGCACAAATGAGAGAACCGATTTTAAATTTACTTAGAGGAATAACTTACAAGATGGTCGATCGGGTGGATCTCATTTTCCTGTCGATATGGATTGTCCCGATGGTCACTTCCATTATTGCCTATTTATTTTTTGCTAGTAAGAGTATGAATGTAAAGAAGAAGAATTACCCAAGGGTAGTCTTAATGAATGGATTCATTATTTTTTTGATTACATTAATTCCACATAATGACGCTACCACTACTCTATTTAACAAATATGTGACGTATTTAAGTTATGCGGTTGTTTTTATCATCCCAACTTTGCTTTTAATCCTTTCGTTCCTATTTAAAAAGCATGAAAGTAGTGAATCCGCTTGA
- a CDS encoding spore germination protein has product MSFFKGKSSLSSSSNGDGQLCDDIEKNIKMLEEHFCHTEDLMKKELRFHNQKCVILYLDSLVKKELLQASIIEPILEMKAGEMEKTVHAAEIKRTSTISEAGKQLLDGFCMILIENNPQAYMASVGGIEGRAIQEPNNERSIKSTHDGFVEDFSSNLHLLRKRIKNPQLKVKYFTLGNLSNTKVGMVFIENLANKELINEVERRITSIEIDQLYSTGELEDLIEDNPFSPFPHILATERPDRAVSYLTEGKITIILDGNPRVLVVPITFFAFYQAPDDYNSRWLVGSFFRIIRVFSFIIAISLPAIYIAIVSFHSEVLPIGILYSIRVSLEYVPFPPLAEAIAMQIILELLKEASIRLPSPIAQTIGIVGGLVIGTAVVDAHIVSNMMIVVIGFTAIASFVAPINEMGTSARLLGFPTMIAASMFGFFGIVFVLMLIFMHLSKLDSFGTPYFSPIAPFKKEDLKDSLIRLPLWKLNTRPTDAKPAYAKQQGQTRAWKKK; this is encoded by the coding sequence ATGAGTTTCTTTAAAGGGAAATCATCTTTATCTAGCTCGTCAAATGGTGACGGGCAGCTTTGTGATGATATTGAGAAAAATATAAAAATGTTAGAAGAACATTTTTGCCATACAGAAGATTTAATGAAAAAGGAACTACGATTTCATAACCAGAAGTGTGTCATTCTTTATCTTGATTCGTTGGTGAAGAAGGAGCTTCTCCAAGCTTCTATTATTGAGCCTATTTTAGAAATGAAAGCGGGTGAAATGGAGAAAACCGTCCATGCGGCAGAAATCAAAAGGACTTCCACTATTTCAGAAGCAGGGAAACAGTTATTAGATGGATTCTGTATGATTTTGATAGAAAACAATCCCCAAGCCTATATGGCTTCTGTTGGAGGAATAGAAGGCAGGGCTATTCAAGAGCCGAATAACGAGCGAAGCATTAAAAGTACTCATGATGGCTTTGTTGAAGATTTTAGCTCTAATCTACACCTTTTAAGAAAGAGAATTAAAAATCCACAGTTAAAAGTGAAATATTTTACTCTCGGAAATCTTTCGAATACGAAAGTTGGCATGGTTTTTATTGAAAATCTTGCAAATAAAGAGCTTATTAACGAAGTAGAGCGCAGAATAACTTCAATCGAAATTGATCAGCTCTATTCAACTGGTGAATTAGAGGATCTTATTGAAGATAATCCTTTTTCACCTTTTCCACATATTTTAGCTACAGAAAGACCTGACAGAGCGGTGTCCTATTTAACAGAAGGGAAAATCACCATTATTTTGGATGGCAATCCACGTGTGTTAGTCGTTCCAATCACGTTTTTTGCGTTTTATCAAGCACCTGATGACTATAATAGCCGATGGTTAGTTGGATCTTTCTTTCGAATAATTCGCGTCTTTAGTTTTATCATTGCGATTAGCTTGCCTGCCATCTACATAGCCATCGTTTCGTTTCATTCAGAGGTCCTTCCGATCGGAATTCTTTACTCCATCAGGGTTTCATTAGAATATGTTCCTTTTCCTCCCTTGGCGGAAGCGATAGCTATGCAAATCATTTTGGAGCTATTAAAGGAAGCCTCGATTCGCTTGCCTTCACCTATAGCCCAAACAATCGGGATTGTAGGGGGATTAGTCATTGGGACAGCGGTGGTAGATGCGCATATTGTATCGAATATGATGATCGTTGTGATTGGATTTACGGCCATTGCCTCATTTGTGGCACCTATAAATGAAATGGGGACAAGTGCAAGGTTATTAGGTTTTCCAACGATGATCGCGGCATCCATGTTTGGATTTTTTGGGATTGTATTCGTGTTAATGTTGATTTTTATGCATTTAAGTAAATTAGATTCTTTTGGAACGCCTTATTTTTCACCTATAGCCCCATTTAAGAAAGAAGATTTAAAGGATTCGTTGATAAGGCTTCCATTATGGAAACTAAATACTCGACCAACTGACGCAAAGCCAGCTTACGCAAAACAACAGGGGCAAACAAGGGCGTGGAAGAAGAAATGA
- the phaC gene encoding class III poly(R)-hydroxyalkanoic acid synthase subunit PhaC: MPTDWNELLEYTPPEYKEMYQRTLRANQVLTTDADPEVAPTPKELIWTRNKTKLYRYISESPKKHKIPLLLVYALINKPYILDLTKGGSLVEYLVNRGFEVYLLEWGQPGYEDRNMKLDDYIMDYIPRAVRKVLRKSNVDEVSILGYCMGGTITAAFAALHPELPIRNLIFMTSPFDFEKTGSYGAMLDERYFNIDKVVDTLGVIPPEMIDFGNKMINPMGTNYGPYISLYERADNEKFIKSFKLLQKWLNDGIQFPGEAYRQWIRDFYQQNKLIKGEMVIRGKKVNLENIRANVLNLSGKNDLIAQPHQVEALMNAISSEDKEYKCLPVGHTSITFGSQATKITYPTIADWLEERSN, from the coding sequence ATGCCTACCGATTGGAATGAACTGCTCGAATATACACCTCCGGAATACAAGGAGATGTATCAACGTACATTAAGAGCAAATCAAGTTCTAACAACAGATGCTGATCCGGAAGTAGCACCAACACCGAAAGAACTTATTTGGACAAGAAATAAAACGAAGCTCTATCGCTATATTTCTGAAAGTCCAAAAAAACATAAGATTCCTCTTCTTTTGGTGTATGCCCTTATTAATAAACCTTATATCCTGGATTTAACAAAGGGCGGTAGTTTAGTAGAATACTTGGTTAATCGCGGGTTTGAAGTCTATCTGCTTGAGTGGGGCCAACCTGGTTATGAAGATAGAAATATGAAACTAGATGATTACATTATGGACTATATCCCACGTGCCGTTCGGAAGGTACTGAGAAAATCAAACGTGGATGAAGTTTCAATCCTTGGTTATTGCATGGGGGGAACGATCACGGCTGCATTTGCAGCACTGCACCCTGAATTACCGATCCGGAATCTTATCTTTATGACAAGTCCTTTTGATTTTGAAAAGACTGGCTCATATGGTGCGATGTTAGATGAACGATATTTTAATATTGATAAAGTTGTAGATACCCTAGGTGTTATTCCACCTGAAATGATTGACTTTGGTAACAAAATGATCAATCCAATGGGAACGAACTATGGACCATATATTAGTCTTTATGAACGTGCGGATAATGAAAAGTTCATAAAGAGCTTTAAGCTATTGCAAAAATGGTTAAACGACGGTATTCAATTCCCAGGTGAGGCCTACCGTCAGTGGATTAGGGACTTTTATCAGCAAAACAAACTGATAAAAGGAGAAATGGTTATTCGTGGTAAGAAGGTTAACCTTGAAAATATCAGAGCTAACGTGCTCAATTTATCTGGTAAAAACGACCTCATTGCCCAGCCGCACCAAGTGGAAGCATTGATGAATGCTATATCTAGTGAAGATAAAGAATATAAATGTTTGCCAGTGGGGCATACATCGATTACATTTGGAAGTCAAGCTACAAAAATAACATATCCAACCATTGCTGACTGGCTGGAAGAACGATCTAACTAA
- a CDS encoding 3-oxoacyl-ACP reductase encodes MTGLTGKVAIVTGGSRGIGAAIALELAKNGAKVVINYNIRKELADKVVAEINEFGGDAYAVQADVSESNESAYLVQETIKHYGKLDILINNAGITRDSTFKKLTEEDWREVINVNLNSVYNNTSAALPYLLESDAGRIINISSIIGQAGGFGQTNYAAAKAGLIGYTKSLALELARSKVTVNAICPGFIGTEMVQAIPEKVLAGIVEKVPQKRLGKPEEIARGVVFLCKDGDYITGQQLNINGGLYM; translated from the coding sequence ATGACAGGATTAACGGGTAAAGTAGCAATCGTAACAGGTGGCAGCAGAGGAATCGGAGCAGCGATTGCATTGGAATTGGCTAAAAATGGAGCAAAGGTTGTCATTAACTATAATATCCGTAAAGAATTAGCAGATAAAGTAGTCGCAGAAATTAATGAATTTGGCGGAGATGCATACGCCGTTCAAGCGGATGTTTCAGAAAGTAATGAGTCAGCATATCTAGTACAAGAAACCATCAAACATTATGGCAAATTAGATATCCTGATTAATAATGCAGGAATTACAAGAGACAGCACGTTTAAAAAATTGACCGAAGAAGATTGGAGAGAAGTAATCAATGTTAATTTAAACAGTGTTTACAACAATACTTCTGCTGCCTTACCTTATCTTCTTGAATCAGATGCAGGCCGCATCATCAACATTTCGTCAATTATTGGACAAGCTGGCGGGTTTGGACAAACCAACTATGCTGCAGCAAAAGCAGGACTAATTGGATATACTAAATCCCTCGCTCTTGAACTTGCTAGAAGTAAGGTAACTGTTAATGCCATTTGCCCAGGATTTATTGGAACCGAGATGGTCCAAGCCATTCCTGAAAAAGTTCTTGCAGGTATCGTTGAAAAAGTACCACAAAAACGTTTAGGCAAACCTGAAGAAATCGCTCGTGGTGTTGTTTTCCTATGTAAAGATGGTGACTATATTACTGGTCAGCAATTAAATATTAACGGTGGACTTTACATGTAA
- a CDS encoding polyhydroxyalkanoic acid synthase subunit PhaR, whose translation MNQSFNFYDMWKDYYSQTSKLFDEKISKDFPSEGMGQILEMNLQFKKMIDESTLKYLEFMNVPSRNDIANISSLIVNVDAKVDDLEEKLEEKLDSQDVQESFKTELAHLKKDMKSLDTKLNQILTMLKSQEKVK comes from the coding sequence ATGAACCAAAGCTTTAACTTTTATGATATGTGGAAGGATTATTATTCCCAAACCAGTAAATTATTTGATGAAAAAATCAGCAAGGATTTCCCTTCTGAAGGTATGGGACAGATTTTGGAGATGAATCTTCAATTTAAAAAAATGATTGATGAATCCACATTAAAGTACTTAGAGTTTATGAACGTACCAAGTCGAAATGACATTGCGAATATTTCTTCGTTGATTGTTAATGTAGATGCAAAAGTGGATGATTTAGAAGAAAAATTAGAAGAGAAATTGGACAGCCAAGATGTTCAGGAATCATTTAAAACAGAATTGGCCCATTTAAAGAAGGACATGAAGAGTTTGGATACAAAGTTGAATCAAATCCTTACCATGTTGAAATCACAAGAAAAGGTTAAATAG